A stretch of Prunus dulcis chromosome 6, ALMONDv2, whole genome shotgun sequence DNA encodes these proteins:
- the LOC117632633 gene encoding aluminum-activated malate transporter 2-like, with protein sequence MTSSNHENAAGPLTRLWGKIVGFALKLKKLGKDDPRRIIHSFKMGLALTLVSIFYYFKPLYEGFGLAAMWAILTVVVVFEFTVGSTLGRGLNRMLATLTAAALGIGAHRLATLSGETGEPILIALFVFIIAGIVTFLRFIPQIKARYDYGMLIFLLTFCLISVSGYRDEEVIEMAFERLSTIVIGSCTSVIVCIFICPVWIGVDLHNQIATNIEKLGNFLEGYGEEYFKVSEEGQPRDKSSILDGYKSVLSSSSKEETMANLARWEPRHGKFRFRHPWKQYLKVGSITRQCAFKIEALNSYLISEIQSPPEVRSIIQEASTAVSSECGKALKELASALRKMTKSSAAERHIANSKDAAENLKSVIRSSLSKHDDILQIIPAGAVASLLCEVVKCTEEIADAAHKLASLAHFKNAKPKVTPEQKELPSQGIVQPVSGIDGMHHVITINEPSQSLQENRNLPPAMAPRMEV encoded by the exons ATGACATCTTCAAATCATGAGAATGCTGCAGGACCCTTGACGAGGTTATGGGGGAAGATAGTTGGGTTTGCCTTGAAGCTCAAGAAACTAGGGAAAGATGATCCAAGAAGGATTATTCATTCTTTTAAAATGGGGCTGGCTCTCACATTGGTGTCAATTTTCTACTACTTTAAACCACTCTATGAAGGTTTTGGTCTTGCTGCAATGTGGGCTATTTTAACTGTTGTGGTTGTGTTTGAATTTACTGTTG gaTCCACACTTGGAAGAGGTTTAAATAGAATGTTGGCAACTTTAACAGCTGCTGCTCTTGGCATCGGGGCACATCGCTTAGCAACTCTTTCTGGAGAGACAGGGGAACCCATACTTATTGCTCTCTTCGTCTTTATCATTG CTGGAATAGTGACATTCCTGAGATTCATTCCCCAAATTAAGGCAAGGTATGATTATGGGATGCTGATATTCTTATTGACATTCTGCTTGATATCGGTGTCTGGTTATCGCGATGAAGAGGTTATAGAAATGGCCTTCGAGAGGTTATCGACAATCGTCATTGGAAGCTGTACTTCTGTCATTGTATGCATTTTCATATGTCCAGTATGGATTGGGGTGGATCTTCACAATCAGATCGCTACCAACATTGAAAAGCTTGGGAATTTCTTAGAAG gatatggagaagaatactTTAAAGTATCTGAGGAAGGGCAGCCTAGAGACAAGTCATCAATTCTTGATGGATATAAAAGTGTTCTAAGTTCAAGTAGCAAGGAAGAAACCATG GCTAATTTGGCAAGATGGGAACCGCGTCATGGAAAGTTCAGGTTTCGTCATCCATGGAAACAATACTTGAAAGTTGGGAGCATAACTCGCCAATGTGCTTTCAAAATTGAAGCTCTCAACAGCTACCTTATCTCTGAGATCCAG TCACCTCCAGAAGTTCGAAGCATAATTCAAGAAGCAAGCACAGCAGTTAGCTCAGAGTGTGGCAAAGCATTGAAGGAATTAGCATCTGCTTTACGGAAAATGACTAAATCATCAGCAGCAGAACGTCACATTGCCAACTCAAAAGATGCTGCTGAAAATCTCAAATCTGTAATCAGATCCAGCTTATCGAAACATGACGATATCTTACAGATCATACCAGCAGGTGCAGTGGCTTCACTACTGTGTGAAGTTGTTAAATGTACAGAGGAAATTGCCGATGCTGCTCATAAACTGGCGTCCCTAGCACATTTTAAGAATGCTAAGCCTAAAGTGACCCCAGAGCAGAAAGAATTACCTTCACAGGGAATTGTGCAGCCAGTATCAGGCATCGATGGGATGCATCACGTTATTACGATTAATGAACCATCTCAAAGTTTACAGGAAAATCGGAATCTCCCACCAGCAATGGCTCCAAGAATGGAGGTGTAG